From the genome of Pirellulaceae bacterium:
CCTTGGACAACATGACGCTCGTTGACAAATTGGAGGCGATGGAGGCTCTATGGGCGGACATCTCGCGGAAACCAGCCGATTTGCCGTCACCTAGTTGGCATAAGGACATCTTGGATGAACGACGGCAACTTGTCGCTGAGGGGAAACTGAAATTCCTCGATTGGGATACTGCAATAGCCGAC
Proteins encoded in this window:
- a CDS encoding addiction module protein, encoding MSIDLPLDNMTLVDKLEAMEALWADISRKPADLPSPSWHKDILDERRQLVAEGKLKFLDWDTAIADLRKELRGHSAT